Proteins encoded within one genomic window of Trichomycterus rosablanca isolate fTriRos1 chromosome 7, fTriRos1.hap1, whole genome shotgun sequence:
- the LOC134317494 gene encoding alpha-2-macroglobulin-like protein 1: protein MFWSGVIGVVFLLLQGTTASTCYSESIYLLAVNSQPLGGTTETLCVQLRPINTLSVKVILNHKGTGRILLKDSHIGHDDYRCVQFQVPDVNMETETVINLEINEGPVFLNKTTKILIKPRKELIIIQTDKPIYKPGQTVKFRIVSLNSDFLNYNQMFSIIELKDPNSNRIGQWLQLSTVKGLLDLSYPTSPKAAYGIYTITAMNEKNDAITQSFEIKDYVLPKFEVTVQLPPVVSILESSATLEICAKYTYGKPVNGSVKAVLCRNSYKYWWFSSSSDQPPDICKNINMMTGKSGCASTLIDLNDFALTSAQYQDVIQANADVEEYGTGVVLSGSSSMSITANILTITFEDSPPAFKLGIQYEGKIKVTNWDSTPMKNKEVYLNIRYGDKSIVKKLLTDVNGIARFTLETSLWGLTTVTLEAKTQEANQVFNMVGNTRTPYYPTAYLSLEPFYSKSMSFITLEQPAKPFSCNKNAVVTARYLIQGSGLKQQQHDLHFYYMVVSRGRVVQYGHSEIHVRPRRENRGQVSFRLQRVELLAPVAQVVIYTILANGEVIADSMDFPVEQCLPNKVSLNFRCTSELPGSQTPMVLKAYPGSLCSVRAVDQSVLLLSPEKELTIQSVFDLLPVQTLSGYPYNIIDEDMNPCSNNPGIMPFGLFRSSMPIYYPDNGKIDVYNIFRAIGLKIISNAVIKKPTICYGPMLYRKDAVVMDEMALPMAMSFAPTSGMAGAEVAPSAQPITTIRTFFPETWIWDLVPIGKSGMKRVNKTVPDSITTWEAEAFCTSPIGFGVAPRVELTAFQPFFVSLTMPSSVIRGEVFVLKATVFSYLQTCMMIKVTLAESQQFTAEVLQSCTKTCCMCADESLTFSWNIKALVLGELEISVTAEAVQSSEMCGNNKVMVPQRGRIDTVINTLQVLAEGTKHTKTFNVLLCPSDSVIQKTVSLDLPLVYVSDSATASVSVLGDLMGRALKNLDSLLAMPYGCGEQNMLLFAPNIFILQYLESSSQLTPEIRSKAEIFLVSGYQRELTYKHNDGSYSAFGMSDPSGNTWLTAFVMKSFGSAKHYIFIDQVFVDQAGAWLRTQQQTNGCFASVGQLFHMDMKGGVNDEVTLSAYIIAALLELGTSTDDPVVANGLWCLKTAYPDLTSTYALALLSYTFSLAKDQDMKNTLLSILNNKAITSVNGRHWSRDNVQAVDSLEVEMTSYVLLAVLTEPMLPGYDISYAASIVQWLAQQQNAFGGFASTQDTVVALQALALYSTATFSPTGNVIVTVTSESGESIEFTVDQSNRLLYQESELEEIPSEYLVKAEGQGCVYAQFTLNYNIPPEPTYPSFSISATTRGECSLPNPTIYVIVNIKYIGIRDQTNMVIINVKLLSGFKLEEGSVKQLNSMISNGSVKSVDTADGNVIIYLNNLRQDEPMSYSLVIVREFEVQNLKPAVLKVYDYYETGDQAVTEYTSPCV, encoded by the exons ATGTTCTGGTCCGGTGTGATCGGTGTTGTTTTTCTGCTCCTACAAGGCACCACGGCGTCCACCTGCTACAGTGAGAG catttaccTGTTGGCAGTGAACTCCCAGCCTCTAGGGGGAACTACAGAGACACTATGCGTCCAACTGAGACCCATAAATACACTTTCAGTGAAGGTGATCCTGAATCATAAAGGAACAGGCAGGATTCTCCTGAAGGACAGCCACATAGGACACGACGACTATCGATGTGTCCAGTTTCAG GTTCCTGATGTAAACATGGAAACTGAGACAGTTATTAATTTAGAGATCAATGAGGGACCAGTGTTTCTGAACAAAACGACAAAGATCCTCATCAAACCTCGCAAAGAACTGATCATCATTCAGACTGACAAACCCATCTACAAGCCAGGACAAACCG TGAAATTCCGCATAGTGTCTCTGAATTCAGATTTCCTCAACTACAATCAGATG ttttCGATAATAGAACTGAAG GACCCAAATTCGAACCGGATTGGTCAATGGTTACAGCTCTCCACAGTCAAAGGTCTTCTGGATCTGTCATATCCCACAAGCCCTAAAGCTGCATATGGAATTTACACCATCACTGCCATGAACGAGAAGAACGACGCCATCACACAAAGCTTTGAAATAAAGGATTATg TGTTACCAAAGTTTGAAGTAACGGTGCAGCTTCCTCCAGTCGTATCCATTCTGGAGTCTTCTGCAACTCTGGAAATATGTGCAAA ATACACGTATGGGAAGCCGGTGAACGGATCTGTGAAGGCCGTCTTGTGTCGTAACAGTTACAAATACTGGTGGTTCAGTTCATCAAGCGATCAGCCGCCCGACAtctgcaaaaatattaatatgatg ACCGGTAAATCTGGATGTGCTTCTACATTGATTGATCTGAACGATTTTGCTTTAACCAGTGCACAGTATCAAGATGTAATCCAAGCTAACGCTGATGTGGAAGAATATGGAACCG GAGTGGTCCTGAGTGGGTCCAGCAGTATGTCTATAACAGCTAATATCCTTACCATTACGTTTGAGGATTCACCACCAGCATTTAAACTGGGCATTCAGTATGAAGGAAAG ATTAAAGTGACCAATTGGGATTCGACTCCTATGAAAAACAAAGAGGTGTATCTGAATATCAGGTACGGAGATAAAAGTATAGTCAAGAAGCTGCTCACAGATGTGAACGGTATCGCTCGTTTCACCCTCGAAACTTCTTTGTGGGGTCTGACGACGGTCACGTTAGAG GCTAAAACCCAGGAGGCAAATCAGGTGTTTAACATGGTGGGAAATACCCGCACACCGTACTATCCCACGGCATACCTCAGTCTCGAACCGTTCTACTCCAAGAGCATGAGTTTTATAACCCTGGAACAACCGGCAAAGCCGTTCAGCTGTAATAAGAACGCTGTGGTGACGGCGCGCTACCTCATACAGGGCAGCGGCctgaaacaacaacaacacgaCCTACACTTCTACTACATG gtgGTGTCCAGAGGCCGAGTGGTTCAGTATGGACATAGCGAAATTCATGTCAGACCACGAAGAG AGAACAGAGGGCAGGTGTCGTTCAGGCTGCAGAGGGTGGAATTGTTGGCTCCTGTAGCTCAGGTGGTGATTTACACGATCCTCGCAAACGGAGAAGTTATAGCTGACAGCATGGACTTCCCCGTCGAGCAATGTCTGCCTAACAAG GTGTCTCTGAACTTCAGGTGTACGTCGGAGCTTCCTGGAAGCCAGACGCCGATGGTGCTGAAGGCTTATCCAGGCTCGCTGTGTTCAGTCCGAGCTGTGGATCAGAGTGTGCTGCTGCTCAGTCCTGAGAAAGAGCTCACCATCCAATCT GTGTTTGATCTGCTGCCTGTTCAGACCTTGTCTGGATATCCGTACAACATTATCGATGAAGACATGAATCCGTGTTCAAACAACCCTGGCATTATGCCATTTGGTCTATTTAGGTCAAGTATGCCCATCTATTATCCTGACAATGGAAAAATCGACGTGTACAACATCTTCAGA gcCATCGGACTGAAGATAATTTCCAACGCTGTTATAAAAAAACCTACAATTTGTTATGGTCCTATGCTGTACCGTAAGG ATGCTGTAGTTATGGATGAAATGGCTTTACCCATGGCTATGAGCTTTGCCCCGACAAGCGGCATGGCTGGGGCTGAAGTAGCCCCGAGTGCACAACCCATCACGACAATCCGCACATTCTTCCCTGAGACCTGGATTTGGGATCTGGTTCCCATCGG TAAATCTGGGATGAAGAGAGTTAATAAGACGGTCCCGGACTCCATCACTACATGGGAGGCCGAGGCGTTTTGCACCTCTCCTATCGGGTTCGGTGTCGCCCCGCGAGTTGAGCTGACCGCCTTCCAGCCGTTCTTCGTGTCCCTGACCATGCCGAGCTCCGTCATCCGAGGGGAGGTTTTCGTCCTCAAAGCGACTGTGTTCAGCTACCTGCAGACCTGCATGATG ATAAAGGTAACACTAGCAGAGTCCCAGCAGTTCACGGCGGAGGTTTTACAAAGCTGCACCAAGACTTGCTGTATGTGCGCCGATGAGAGCTTAACTTTCTCCTGGAACATCAAAGCACTAGTTTTGG gggagCTGGAGATCAGTGTGACAGCGGAGGCGGTGCAGTCCTCAGAAATGTGTGGCAATAATAAGGTTATGGTACCACAAAGAGGACGCATCGACACCGTCATCAACACCCTGCAAGTGCTT GCTGAAGGaaccaaacacaccaaaaccttCAACGTGCTTCTCTGTCCTTCAG ACTCTGTAATTCAGAAGACAGTTTCATTAGATTTACCTTTGGTGTACGTGAGTGATTCTGCTACGGCCTCAGTTTCTGTCCTGG GAGATCTGATGGGACGAGCTCTGAAGAACCTGGACAGTCTGTTGGCGATGCCGTACGGTTGTGGTGAACAGAACATGCTGCTGTTTGCCCCCAACATCTTCATCCTGCAGTACCTGGAGAGCAGCTCTCAGCTCACCCCCGAAATCAGGAGCAAAGCTGAAATCTTCCTGGTGAGCG GCTACCAGAGAGAGCTGACCTACAAACACAATGATGGATCCTACAGCGCTTTTGGGATGAGTGATCCATCAGGAAACACCTG GCTGACGGCGTTTGTGATGAAGTCGTTTGGAAGTGCGAAGCACTACATCTTTATTGATCAGGTGTTTGTGGATCAGGCCGGAGCTTGGCTTCGTACGCAGCAGCAGACGAACGGCTGTTTTGCGTCTGTTGGACAACTCTTCCACATGGACATGAAG GGTGGAGTGAATGATGAAGTGACTCTCTCGGCATACatcatagcagcgctgctggaattagGCACCAGCACTGAT GATCCTGTGGTGGCAAACGGTTTATGGTGTCTGAAAACCGCATATCCCGATCTGACCTCCACCTACGCTTTGGCTCTGCTCTCGTACACCTTCTCTCTGGCTAAGGATCAGGACATGAAGAACACACTGCTCTCTATCCTGAACAACAAGGCCATCACTTCAG TGAACGGCCGTCACTGGAGCAGAGACAACGTGCAGGCGGTGGACAGTCTGGAGGTGGAGATGACCTCGTATGTTCTCCTGGCTGTGCTTACTGAACCCATGTTGCCCGGGTACGACATAAGCTACGCCGCTTCTATCGTCCAGTGGCTGGCTCAGCAGCAGAACGCCTTCGGGGGTTTTGCCTCGACACAG GACACCGTGGTCGCTCTGCAGGCTTTGGCACTTTACAGCACAGCTACGTTCAGTCCTACAGGAAACGTTATAGTCACCGTAACCTCAGAATCAGGAGAAAGTATCGAATTCACTGTGGATCAGAGTAACAGGTTACTGTATCAGGAGAGCGAGCTCGAGGAAATTCCTTCGGAATATCTCGTAAAGGCAGAAGGACAAGGATGTGTGTACGCTCAG TTCACTTTGAACTACAACATCCCACCTGAACCTACTTATCCATCATTCAGCATCTCGGCCACCACCCGCGGAGAGTGCAGCCTCCCTAATCCCACCATATACGTGATCGTGAACATCAA GTATATCGGTATTAGAGACCAGACTAACATGGTGATCATCAATGTCAAGCTTCTCTCTGGATTCAAGCTGGAGGAGGGATCTGTGAAACAATTGAATTCTATG ATAAGCAACGGATCTGTGAAAAGTGTGGATACAGCAGATGGAAATGTCATCATCTACCTGAATAAT TTGAGGCAAGACGAACCTATGAGCTACAGCCTGGTGATTGTGAGAGAGTTCGAAGTGCAGAACCTCAAACCGGCCGTATTGAAGGTGTACGACTACTACGAGACCG GTGACCAGGCTGTTACTGAGTACACTTCACCATGTGTTTAA